The Gemmatimonadota bacterium genome has a window encoding:
- the rpsS gene encoding 30S ribosomal protein S19 has translation MARSIKKGPFVEPSLIKKIEQMNKAGNKRVIQTWARRSTIAPEFVGHTLAVHNGNKFIPVYITENMVGHKLGEFAPTRTHRGARAGRSTERATSLQ, from the coding sequence ATGGCACGGTCAATTAAAAAAGGGCCTTTTGTTGAGCCGAGTCTTATAAAAAAGATTGAGCAAATGAATAAAGCTGGTAATAAGCGGGTTATTCAGACGTGGGCGCGACGATCGACAATTGCGCCAGAGTTTGTGGGGCATACCCTTGCTGTACACAATGGAAATAAATTTATCCCCGTTTATATTACAGAAAACATGGTTGGACACAAACTCGGTGAATTTGCTCCTACGCGTACGCATCGGGGAGCGCGCGCGGGGCGATCTACTGAACGCGCCACTTCTTTACAGTGA
- the rpsJ gene encoding 30S ribosomal protein S10 codes for MPAQKIRIRLKAYNHNALDRSAEEIVRTAKRTGALISGPIPLPTRRSLYTVLRSPHVDKKSREQFEMRVHKRLIDIHNSTPQTVDALMKLDLPAGIDIEIKV; via the coding sequence GTGCCTGCACAAAAAATTAGAATTAGACTAAAAGCATACAACCACAATGCATTGGATCGTTCTGCTGAAGAAATCGTTCGGACAGCAAAACGGACTGGGGCGCTTATTTCAGGTCCCATTCCTCTGCCGACGAGGCGCTCGCTCTATACTGTATTGCGATCTCCACATGTCGATAAAAAATCGCGCGAGCAGTTTGAGATGCGCGTACACAAAAGGTTGATTGACATTCACAATTCAACGCCCCAAACGGTAGATGCTCTGATGAAGCTGGACCTGCCTGCGGGTATAGATATTGAAATCAAGGTGTAG
- the rplV gene encoding 50S ribosomal protein L22, with protein MEARAVLRYSRISPRKVRQVVNLVRGKDVEEAFHILQFTPKKAARIVERTLQSAVANAVNREEESAVEEALFVKEAFVDGGIALKRLRPQPRGAAGMIRKRYSHITLVISDEE; from the coding sequence ATGGAAGCTCGGGCGGTATTGCGCTATTCAAGAATTTCACCGCGCAAGGTGCGACAGGTGGTTAATCTCGTGCGGGGTAAAGATGTGGAGGAAGCTTTCCACATTCTGCAATTTACACCCAAAAAGGCCGCGCGTATTGTAGAGCGGACCTTGCAATCCGCGGTTGCAAATGCGGTCAATCGCGAAGAAGAATCCGCAGTCGAAGAAGCGCTCTTTGTGAAAGAAGCGTTTGTAGATGGTGGCATTGCGTTAAAACGGTTGCGTCCTCAGCCGCGCGGTGCTGCCGGCATGATTCGCAAGCGATATAGCCACATCACGCTGGTTATTTCAGACGAGGAATAG
- the rplC gene encoding 50S ribosomal protein L3, with translation MLGLIGKKIGMTQAFDDAEMLTPVTVLEVVPCPIVQIKDGDSDGYMALRVGYDETQSKRLNRADQGIFKKAGVNPHRGLVEFRVDDISEYAIGETLDVSMFEAGEVVDVTARSKGRGFQGGVKRHGFRGGPKTHGQSDRHRAPGSIGQSSSPSRVFKGMRMAGHMGNQRVTVRGLKVLSVDTGNNLLLLKGAVPGGKGATVVIEKRN, from the coding sequence GTGCTGGGATTGATAGGAAAAAAAATCGGTATGACACAGGCATTTGATGACGCAGAAATGTTGACGCCTGTCACGGTTCTCGAAGTTGTTCCGTGTCCCATAGTGCAGATCAAAGATGGGGATTCGGATGGGTATATGGCATTGAGGGTTGGGTACGATGAGACTCAGTCCAAGCGGCTAAATCGCGCAGATCAGGGGATTTTCAAGAAGGCAGGGGTTAATCCTCATCGAGGCCTTGTGGAATTCCGAGTTGATGATATCTCCGAATATGCTATAGGCGAGACCCTTGATGTCAGCATGTTTGAGGCTGGCGAGGTTGTCGATGTTACGGCTCGATCAAAGGGTCGTGGATTCCAGGGGGGTGTCAAGCGTCACGGATTCCGAGGTGGCCCCAAAACCCATGGACAATCCGATAGACATCGCGCGCCAGGTTCAATAGGTCAAAGTTCAAGTCCTTCGCGGGTGTTTAAGGGAATGCGTATGGCAGGTCATATGGGGAATCAGAGGGTAACCGTTCGGGGCTTGAAGGTCCTGAGTGTAGATACCGGAAACAATTTGCTTCTCTTAAAAGGTGCCGTACCAGGAGGTAAAGGGGCTACGGTTGTTATTGAGAAACGCAACTGA
- the rplP gene encoding 50S ribosomal protein L16 codes for MLMPKRVKWRKQQRGRRKGTATRGATISFGEYGLQALEPGWITNRQIEAARVAITRSLGRGGKIWIRVFPDKPLTVKPAETRMGKGKGNPEYWVAVIKPGRVMFEIEGVPRESAQRAIKLASQKLPIKVRFVERGGHDE; via the coding sequence ATGTTAATGCCAAAACGGGTCAAATGGAGAAAGCAGCAGAGGGGACGTCGCAAAGGTACAGCCACTCGGGGAGCCACTATTTCTTTTGGCGAATACGGTTTGCAGGCTCTTGAACCAGGCTGGATTACCAACAGACAGATCGAAGCTGCCCGCGTGGCGATTACCAGATCATTGGGACGCGGTGGAAAAATTTGGATTCGCGTTTTTCCCGATAAACCCCTTACGGTTAAGCCCGCAGAGACCCGTATGGGCAAGGGCAAAGGCAATCCCGAATACTGGGTGGCAGTCATCAAACCCGGGCGGGTCATGTTTGAAATTGAGGGCGTGCCACGCGAAAGCGCGCAACGCGCGATCAAATTGGCCAGCCAGAAATTGCCCATTAAAGTCCGTTTTGTAGAGCGCGGAGGGCACGACGAATGA
- the rpmC gene encoding 50S ribosomal protein L29: MKPSEIRDLTANDVRERIAEQEDELVNLRILLATRQLDNPIAFRDACKDLARLKTVLREHELGIRELPNA; this comes from the coding sequence ATGAAACCGAGTGAAATTCGAGATCTAACAGCAAACGATGTAAGGGAAAGAATAGCTGAACAAGAGGACGAACTCGTGAATCTCCGCATTCTGTTGGCTACGCGCCAGCTCGATAATCCAATTGCATTTCGAGATGCATGCAAGGATCTCGCTCGGCTTAAAACCGTATTGCGCGAACACGAGTTAGGCATTCGAGAACTTCCCAATGCGTAA
- the rpsL gene encoding 30S ribosomal protein S12 has protein sequence MPTINQLVRKGRKAKRKRSSAPALRACPQKRGVCTRVYTTTPKKPNSALRKVARVRLTNGLEVTAYIPGEGHNLMEHSVVLIRGGRVKDLPSVRYHILRGVLDTTGVEDRKQGRSKYGTKKAG, from the coding sequence TTGCCCACAATTAATCAACTGGTTCGGAAGGGGCGAAAAGCCAAGCGCAAGCGTTCTTCTGCACCTGCTCTGAGAGCATGTCCTCAAAAACGCGGTGTTTGTACACGTGTTTATACTACAACACCCAAAAAGCCCAATTCAGCGTTGCGCAAAGTCGCGCGTGTCAGGTTGACCAATGGCCTTGAAGTAACGGCTTATATTCCGGGTGAAGGGCACAATCTCATGGAGCACTCTGTGGTACTCATCCGGGGCGGTCGCGTCAAGGATCTTCCCTCTGTTCGGTATCACATTCTTCGGGGCGTACTCGATACAACTGGCGTGGAAGACCGCAAACAGGGTCGTTCCAAATACGGCACGAAAAAGGCGGGTTGA
- the fusA gene encoding elongation factor G, giving the protein MARKYDLERTRNIGIMAHIDAGKTTTTERILYYTGILRRMGEVHDGAATMDWMAQERERGITITSAATTCFWDDHRINIIDTPGHVDFTAEVERSLRVLDGAVGLFCAVGGVEPQTETVWRQADKYSVPRIAFVNKMDRTGADFDRVVEMMRERLASNFVPVQLPVGSGEMFTGLIDLIKMKLVTYEDDSLGTMFTEDRIPNDLEERAYEGREQLLEAVSDFDDTLMEKFLEGEDISEDEIRVALRQAVINSAAVPVLCGSAFKNKGVQRLLDAIVAYLPSPRDVPEIVGHDLKNFDIGVSRPVSTEVPFAALAFKVMTDPYVGRLTYFRVYSGQLNTGSYVLNANKGKRERIGRVLQMHANKREEIDAVSAGDIAAVVGLKDTATGETLCDEKEPVILESMDFAKPVISVAIEPRTKADQDQLGVALNKLTEEDPTFHVAIDPDTGQTIISGMGELHLEIIVDRLKREFRVEANVGKPQVTYKEAIRNAVQNIHGRFVRQSGGRGQYGHVVINLEPGAPGTGLVFENKITGGAIPSEYIPAVRAGIQEAMTGGVLAGYPIDDVKIELFDGSYHDVDSSEIAFKIAGSIAFQEAAKRAKTYLMEPVFDVEVVVPEDYMGDVMGDLNARRGHIVGIVNRPDAQVISATVPLSEMFGYATKLRSITQGRAIYSMEFSKFEEMPQSIAEDILSSVNVFAT; this is encoded by the coding sequence ATGGCGAGAAAATACGACTTAGAGCGCACCCGAAATATCGGGATTATGGCGCATATCGACGCAGGTAAAACCACGACAACCGAGCGCATTCTCTATTATACGGGTATTTTGCGCAGGATGGGTGAAGTGCACGATGGTGCAGCCACGATGGACTGGATGGCTCAAGAGCGCGAGCGTGGCATTACCATTACATCGGCGGCTACAACGTGTTTTTGGGATGACCATCGCATCAATATTATCGATACGCCAGGACACGTAGATTTTACCGCCGAAGTCGAGCGATCATTGCGCGTTTTAGACGGGGCAGTGGGACTATTTTGTGCAGTTGGGGGCGTTGAACCCCAAACTGAAACTGTCTGGCGTCAGGCGGACAAATATTCAGTGCCCCGGATTGCATTTGTCAACAAAATGGACCGCACGGGTGCCGATTTCGACCGCGTAGTAGAGATGATGCGTGAAAGGTTGGCGTCCAATTTTGTTCCCGTTCAGTTGCCTGTTGGATCCGGTGAGATGTTTACGGGTTTGATTGACTTGATCAAGATGAAACTCGTAACCTACGAAGACGATTCTTTAGGCACTATGTTTACGGAAGATCGTATTCCAAACGATCTGGAAGAACGCGCCTATGAAGGCCGCGAACAATTGCTGGAAGCCGTCTCCGATTTTGATGATACCTTGATGGAAAAATTTCTCGAAGGCGAAGATATCAGCGAAGATGAGATTAGAGTTGCTTTGCGCCAGGCTGTAATCAACAGCGCTGCTGTGCCTGTACTCTGTGGGTCGGCATTTAAGAACAAGGGCGTACAGCGGTTGTTGGATGCCATTGTCGCATATTTGCCTTCGCCCCGCGATGTGCCCGAAATTGTGGGACACGATCTCAAAAATTTCGACATTGGGGTTTCTCGTCCAGTTTCCACCGAAGTGCCTTTTGCTGCTTTGGCTTTTAAGGTGATGACAGATCCTTATGTCGGACGGTTGACTTATTTCCGTGTATATTCAGGCCAGTTAAATACGGGCTCTTATGTTCTCAATGCCAACAAAGGCAAACGCGAGCGCATCGGACGTGTGTTGCAAATGCACGCGAATAAACGGGAAGAGATCGATGCGGTGTCCGCGGGTGATATTGCTGCTGTTGTTGGGCTGAAAGACACGGCAACAGGAGAGACGCTTTGCGATGAAAAAGAGCCTGTGATATTGGAATCAATGGATTTTGCCAAGCCCGTGATTTCTGTGGCAATTGAACCGAGAACCAAAGCTGATCAGGATCAACTTGGTGTCGCGCTGAACAAGCTGACTGAAGAAGATCCGACTTTTCACGTAGCTATTGATCCAGATACAGGACAGACCATTATTTCGGGGATGGGTGAGTTGCATCTGGAGATTATTGTGGATCGCCTCAAGCGCGAATTCAGGGTTGAGGCCAATGTTGGCAAACCACAGGTCACTTACAAAGAGGCCATCCGCAACGCTGTCCAAAATATTCACGGTCGCTTTGTCCGCCAAAGTGGAGGTCGGGGTCAATACGGTCATGTGGTTATCAACCTGGAACCCGGTGCGCCCGGTACAGGACTTGTTTTTGAGAACAAAATTACAGGTGGTGCAATTCCGTCTGAATATATCCCTGCCGTGCGAGCTGGAATTCAGGAGGCAATGACGGGTGGCGTCCTGGCGGGGTACCCAATAGATGATGTCAAAATCGAGTTGTTTGACGGTTCCTATCACGATGTTGATTCTTCTGAAATAGCCTTCAAGATTGCTGGTTCAATAGCTTTTCAAGAGGCCGCCAAAAGGGCTAAAACTTATCTTATGGAACCTGTTTTTGATGTGGAAGTCGTTGTGCCCGAAGACTATATGGGCGATGTTATGGGTGATTTGAATGCGCGTCGAGGGCATATTGTTGGCATTGTCAACCGCCCCGATGCACAGGTTATCTCGGCCACTGTGCCGCTGAGTGAAATGTTTGGTTATGCAACAAAGTTGCGGTCTATCACACAGGGCCGCGCGATTTATTCAATGGAATTTTCCAAATTTGAGGAAATGCCGCAGAGCATCGCTGAAGACATTCTCTCTTCAGTCAATGTATTTGCAACGTAA
- the rplW gene encoding 50S ribosomal protein L23, with product MKNSKQIIRRPVITERASNLQENHNKYVFEVLKGANKVDIQRAVEAMFDVEVIKVNTSTMHGKIKRLGRFQGRRSNWKKAVVTLADGHIIDFFEG from the coding sequence GTGAAGAATTCTAAGCAGATTATCCGGCGTCCCGTTATTACAGAACGGGCTTCCAATTTGCAGGAAAATCACAACAAATATGTATTTGAAGTTCTCAAAGGTGCAAACAAAGTCGATATTCAGCGTGCAGTTGAAGCCATGTTCGATGTCGAAGTCATAAAGGTCAATACGAGTACAATGCACGGCAAGATCAAGCGGCTTGGACGGTTTCAGGGACGCCGTTCCAACTGGAAAAAGGCTGTTGTCACCCTTGCCGATGGACATATTATCGACTTTTTTGAAGGATAA
- the rpsQ gene encoding 30S ribosomal protein S17: MVETRRHRKTRVGLVVSDKSNKTIVVEVRRQVPHPLYGKVMQRRSKLSAHDENNEARAGDEVMVVETRPLSKTKRWRLVEIIKKAH, from the coding sequence ATGGTGGAAACTCGCAGGCACCGCAAAACACGTGTAGGGCTGGTGGTCAGTGACAAATCTAATAAAACAATAGTCGTTGAGGTACGGCGGCAGGTGCCACACCCCCTCTACGGAAAAGTTATGCAAAGACGTTCAAAATTGTCGGCGCACGATGAGAATAATGAAGCCAGAGCCGGTGATGAAGTGATGGTAGTGGAAACGCGACCTTTGAGCAAAACCAAGCGCTGGCGGTTGGTGGAAATTATAAAAAAGGCGCATTAG
- the rplB gene encoding 50S ribosomal protein L2, protein MPVKKFRPVTPSLRFKTVSSFEEITKGSPEKSLVEPNKKSGGRNNRGRITSRRRGGGHRRKYRQIDFKRDKAGVPAIVHSIEYDPNRSARIALLHYVDGEKRYILAPIGLSVGDEVASGADAEIRPGNALPLANIPLGSNVHNVELKPGKGGQMGRSAGAEIQVMAKEGNFATLRLPSGERRLVQVSCYATIGQVGNLEHENVVVGKAGRTRWLGKRPKVRGVAMNPIDHPHGGGEGRATGGRHPVTPWGQPTKGYKTRKKKNKSDQMIIQRRK, encoded by the coding sequence ATGCCCGTTAAGAAGTTTCGCCCAGTAACGCCTTCATTGCGATTTAAGACAGTCTCTTCTTTTGAAGAGATTACAAAAGGTTCGCCTGAAAAATCCCTTGTTGAACCCAACAAAAAATCTGGAGGACGCAATAATCGGGGGCGTATCACGAGCCGTCGTCGCGGTGGCGGACATCGGCGCAAGTATCGCCAAATTGATTTTAAGCGCGATAAAGCAGGTGTGCCTGCAATTGTGCATAGCATTGAGTACGATCCGAATCGATCGGCACGCATTGCACTCCTGCATTATGTCGATGGTGAAAAACGCTATATTCTGGCACCGATTGGTTTAAGTGTTGGCGATGAGGTTGCCTCAGGTGCAGATGCAGAGATCAGACCAGGTAATGCGCTTCCTCTGGCAAATATCCCTTTGGGGAGCAATGTACACAATGTTGAACTCAAGCCAGGAAAAGGCGGGCAGATGGGTCGCTCGGCAGGTGCTGAAATTCAGGTGATGGCTAAAGAAGGCAATTTTGCAACTCTCCGCCTGCCTTCTGGCGAACGTCGGTTAGTCCAGGTGTCGTGTTATGCGACCATTGGACAGGTTGGAAATTTAGAGCATGAAAATGTCGTTGTCGGAAAAGCAGGACGGACTCGCTGGTTGGGCAAACGTCCCAAAGTGCGTGGTGTTGCTATGAACCCAATTGATCATCCTCACGGTGGAGGAGAAGGTCGAGCAACGGGTGGCAGGCATCCGGTAACCCCCTGGGGACAACCCACAAAGGGATATAAAACGCGCAAAAAGAAAAATAAATCTGACCAAATGATCATTCAGAGACGCAAGTAA
- the rpsG gene encoding 30S ribosomal protein S7 — translation MRKRRAEKRYLAPDPKYSSLLVTRFVNCLFRKGKKSVGERIFYEALDLVEDRSGNSGLEIFEKALDNVKPVVKVRSRRVGGATYQVPEEVRPDERLALSIRWLILFARERGEKTMAQRLAGEFMDAANGQGRAMQRREETHRMAEANRAFAHYRW, via the coding sequence ATGCGAAAGCGGCGCGCGGAAAAACGATACCTGGCCCCAGATCCCAAATACAGCAGCCTGTTGGTGACGCGTTTTGTCAACTGCCTGTTTCGCAAAGGGAAAAAGAGTGTGGGAGAACGAATTTTTTACGAGGCACTTGATCTGGTTGAAGACCGCAGTGGAAATTCCGGCTTAGAAATTTTTGAAAAAGCACTTGACAATGTCAAACCGGTTGTCAAGGTGAGATCGCGCCGCGTCGGTGGTGCGACTTACCAGGTGCCTGAAGAAGTCCGTCCCGATGAGCGTCTTGCGCTGTCTATTCGCTGGTTAATTTTATTTGCCAGAGAACGAGGCGAAAAGACAATGGCTCAGCGTTTGGCAGGTGAATTTATGGATGCAGCAAATGGGCAAGGGCGTGCCATGCAGCGACGTGAAGAAACGCACCGCATGGCAGAAGCTAATCGCGCATTTGCGCATTATCGCTGGTAA
- the rpsC gene encoding 30S ribosomal protein S3 has translation MGQKTHPIGVRLGIVKDWRSRWFANRDFANLLQEDLMLRRYITSRLQRASVAQIDIERAPKRVTISIHTARPGIVIGRKGAEVDKLRDELKHLTGKEIYININEIKRPELNAQLVADNISRQLEQRVSFRRAMKKAVASAVRMGAEGIKVVCGGRLGGAEMSRVEKSEPAGRVPLHTLRADIDYARSTAYTTSGTVGVKVWICHGEKMGQDAHLPT, from the coding sequence TTGGGCCAGAAAACGCATCCAATCGGAGTGAGGTTAGGGATTGTCAAAGACTGGCGTTCCCGCTGGTTTGCCAATCGCGATTTTGCCAACCTGCTTCAAGAAGATCTCATGCTCAGGCGATATATTACGAGTCGTCTGCAGCGGGCAAGCGTTGCACAAATAGACATTGAGCGAGCGCCCAAGCGGGTGACAATTTCGATTCACACCGCTCGTCCAGGCATTGTAATTGGACGCAAAGGCGCAGAGGTCGATAAATTGCGGGACGAATTAAAACACCTGACAGGCAAAGAAATTTATATCAACATCAATGAAATTAAGCGACCTGAACTCAACGCCCAACTCGTCGCCGATAATATCTCCCGACAACTCGAGCAGCGCGTTTCATTTCGCCGTGCAATGAAAAAAGCCGTTGCATCAGCGGTGCGCATGGGGGCTGAAGGAATTAAAGTCGTGTGTGGGGGGCGCCTTGGCGGAGCGGAAATGTCTCGCGTTGAAAAATCAGAGCCTGCAGGACGCGTTCCACTCCACACTCTGCGCGCCGATATAGACTATGCCAGATCTACTGCTTATACAACTTCGGGTACTGTAGGGGTAAAAGTCTGGATCTGTCACGGAGAAAAGATGGGTCAAGACGCCCATCTGCCAACTTAA
- the tuf gene encoding elongation factor Tu, producing the protein MAKEKFERDKPHVNIGTIGHVDHGKTTLTAAITKTLAAKGLADFMPFDDIDKAPEEKERGITINTAHVEYQTENRHYAHVDCPGHADYVKNMITGAAQMDGAILVVSAADGPMIQTREHILLSRQVNVPSIVVFMNKVDMVDDEELLELVDLEVRELLDQYDFPGDDVPVIQGSALKALESDDPDSEDCACIWELMEAVDENIPEPVREIDKDFLMPVEDVFTITGRGTVGTGRIERGIVNVGEEVEIVGIRESRNTTVTGVEMFRKLLDEGRAGDNVGLLLRGVDKDEIERGMVVAKPGSVTPHKKFKGEVYVLTDKEGGRSKPFFTGYQPQFYFRTTDVTGKVELPEGVEMVMPGDNVTMSVELLTPIAMETELRFAVREGGRTIGSGVITEIVE; encoded by the coding sequence ATGGCGAAGGAAAAATTTGAACGGGACAAACCCCATGTCAACATCGGCACAATCGGGCATGTCGATCACGGCAAAACCACGCTGACAGCCGCTATTACCAAGACGCTGGCAGCCAAGGGACTCGCCGATTTTATGCCCTTTGACGACATTGACAAAGCACCCGAAGAAAAAGAGCGTGGTATCACCATTAATACAGCTCATGTGGAGTACCAGACGGAAAATCGACACTATGCCCACGTAGATTGTCCCGGACATGCTGACTACGTAAAAAATATGATCACGGGTGCCGCGCAGATGGATGGCGCGATTCTGGTCGTTAGCGCTGCAGATGGCCCCATGATTCAGACCCGCGAGCATATCCTGCTTTCGCGTCAGGTCAATGTGCCTTCTATCGTGGTATTTATGAATAAGGTCGATATGGTCGATGATGAAGAATTGCTCGAACTCGTTGATTTGGAAGTCCGCGAGTTGCTGGATCAATACGATTTTCCCGGCGATGATGTGCCAGTGATCCAGGGATCCGCTCTCAAAGCTCTGGAGTCTGATGATCCCGATTCCGAAGATTGTGCCTGTATCTGGGAGTTGATGGAAGCCGTAGATGAAAATATTCCGGAGCCTGTGCGCGAGATAGATAAAGATTTTCTGATGCCAGTTGAGGACGTATTTACGATCACGGGACGCGGTACGGTAGGTACTGGACGCATTGAACGCGGCATAGTCAATGTCGGTGAGGAAGTTGAGATTGTGGGCATTCGCGAGAGTCGCAATACAACGGTTACGGGCGTGGAAATGTTCCGCAAACTGTTGGATGAGGGCAGGGCTGGTGACAATGTCGGTTTATTGCTCCGAGGTGTTGACAAAGATGAAATTGAACGCGGTATGGTGGTTGCCAAGCCAGGTTCTGTGACCCCCCATAAAAAGTTTAAAGGCGAGGTTTATGTGCTGACAGATAAAGAAGGTGGGCGCAGCAAACCTTTCTTTACGGGCTATCAACCCCAGTTCTATTTTCGCACAACGGATGTGACTGGCAAAGTCGAGTTGCCCGAGGGCGTAGAAATGGTGATGCCCGGCGATAATGTGACTATGTCTGTGGAACTGCTTACGCCAATTGCTATGGAGACCGAACTGCGATTTGCCGTGCGGGAAGGTGGTCGAACCATTGGCTCGGGTGTGATTACTGAAATTGTTGAATAA
- the rplD gene encoding 50S ribosomal protein L4: MASVGVCNLEGEEVGSMELPETVFGVEPSADAIYYVIKAYLTNQRQGNASTKTRSEVNRSKRKMYRQKGTGRARKGTAGSPILIGGGVAHGPRPRYFRERVPKKVKTLAIRSAFSQKALGESISVLEDFELEVPKTKRMAQMTQMFEIQGQKILLLTDGIAENTVKSCRNIPRLSVLPVSQVSTYDVVNADVLVLTRSAVSRIQALWGAS; the protein is encoded by the coding sequence ATGGCATCTGTTGGAGTTTGCAATCTCGAAGGCGAAGAAGTTGGGTCGATGGAGCTACCCGAAACAGTTTTTGGAGTTGAACCATCGGCTGACGCGATCTATTATGTCATTAAAGCGTATTTGACCAATCAGCGGCAAGGCAATGCCTCGACAAAAACCCGCTCAGAAGTCAATCGGTCAAAACGGAAGATGTACCGGCAAAAAGGTACGGGACGTGCCCGTAAGGGAACAGCTGGGTCGCCTATATTGATCGGTGGTGGGGTGGCTCACGGCCCCAGACCGAGATATTTTCGGGAACGGGTGCCCAAGAAAGTCAAAACGCTGGCCATACGCTCGGCATTTTCGCAAAAAGCACTCGGTGAATCCATATCTGTCCTGGAAGACTTTGAGCTTGAGGTGCCCAAAACAAAGCGAATGGCACAAATGACACAAATGTTTGAAATCCAGGGCCAAAAGATATTGCTGTTGACGGATGGTATCGCTGAAAATACCGTCAAATCTTGTCGGAATATCCCCAGGCTTTCCGTATTGCCCGTTTCGCAAGTTTCCACTTATGACGTGGTCAATGCAGATGTCCTGGTTCTCACACGCAGTGCAGTGTCTCGCATTCAAGCTTTGTGGGGTGCCTCGTGA
- the rplN gene encoding 50S ribosomal protein L14: MVQEYSVLNCADNTGARKVMCFRILGGTKRKYAKLGDTVVVSVKDAQPNSGVKRGDVARAVIVRTKKETRRADGSYIRFDDNAAVLISAEGEPRGTRIFGPVARELRERRFMRIVSLAPEVI, encoded by the coding sequence ATGGTCCAGGAATATTCGGTATTGAATTGTGCAGATAACACAGGTGCCCGAAAGGTGATGTGCTTTCGCATTTTAGGAGGCACTAAGCGCAAGTATGCCAAACTCGGTGATACTGTTGTGGTTTCAGTTAAAGATGCACAGCCAAACAGTGGTGTAAAGCGCGGTGATGTTGCTCGTGCCGTGATCGTCCGTACAAAAAAAGAAACGCGAAGGGCCGATGGGTCCTATATTCGTTTTGATGACAACGCCGCTGTTTTGATCAGCGCGGAGGGAGAACCTCGCGGGACGCGCATATTTGGACCAGTGGCCCGCGAATTGCGCGAGAGACGATTTATGCGCATT